Genomic window (Desulforapulum autotrophicum HRM2):
GGCCCTGGTGGCCCAGGCAGGCTGGGAAAAGGTCCAGGTCCTGATGGCGGCGGCCCTGGTGGCCCTGGTGGCCCTGGTGGACCTGGCGGAAGGATGCAGGTACTGGGTGCCACTCTTGGCGCTGCTGAACACAGGATGGACGGCATATTCCCAAAGGATGACCGCTGCTGGTCAGGAATTGACGGTCTTTATGCCGCGGGGGATGCCATGTGCACCGGCGGTGTCGGAACATTAGGGTCCGCCAGCCCCGGATGTGCGGTCCAGGGGGCAAGGGCAGGAGTCCATGCGGCAGAATATTCCCGGCAAAACAAGAAGGTTCATCTGAGCAGAACAGCGACAAACAGCATCCAGAAACGGATTTTTGAAGCACGCACCCGGGAAAAAGGGTATTCACCCAAATGGGTCACCCGGGCGCTTCGAAACATTATGATGCCCTACTATGTACTGTATGTGAAAAGGCAGGACCGGCTTGAGGCGGCACTCACCAACGTCAACTATCTCAAAGAACATTTTGTACCCAGGTTGATTGCTAAAGATCCCCATGAACTGCGACTTGCCCTGGAAACAGAAAACATGATTTTTAATGCCCAGATGAAGCTTAAGGCATCCATGTTCAGAAAAGAGAGCAGACACAGCCACTTCAGGGAAGACTTCCCATTCAGGGATGATAAAAACTGGCTTTCCTTTGTTATTCTTCAAAAGGACGGTGAAAAAATGGGGGTGAAAAAATGGGATATTCCAAAAAAGTGGATACCGGCCTCTTTGTCAAAGATGTCCTATGAAGAAAGATATATTGATCGTTATCCCGGAGAGGCGGAATACTTGAAAACCCATGGGGTAAAAAGTTAGACCAAGGGCTTACGGCAGATGGAACATGAAAAACCAGAGCCTGTGGGGTTAGGCATAGTATGCACAGCACTTTCCGCCGGCTTGCACAACTATATAACTTTTTTATATGAAACACTCACCAAAACATTGCAAACAGAGGCGTGTATCATTCATAGATAGGGGTAGACAAATGACGATAGAAAATATTGACAATGACAAATGTATCGGCTGCGGGACATGCGTTGCCACCTGCCCTGCCGATGTTATCAGATTGGACAAAATCATTAAACGAGCAAAGATCACATACCCTGAAGACTGTCAGAACTGTCATCTTTGCAGACTGTTTTGCCCGGTAAGCAATGACGTCATCACCATCTCAGCCAGGACCTGTCTGGAACCGATGATTAGTTGGGGATAACAAGGCCTATTCGGGAAAGGGGTGACCCGTTTGCCATCACTGTGGAATCTTGGGGGCTGTCATGGGAAGGAATCTTTTTAAAATAAGGGTCAGCAGATGCAGCAGGGCAATGAGGATAAACCCCAGTATAAAATAAAAAAGTTTACCATTGTCATGGGTTGAGCCACTGCCAAACAGACACATGATAATGGTGAGGGGGGTAAAGCCTATGAGTGATCCTGTAAGAT
Coding sequences:
- a CDS encoding 4Fe-4S dicluster domain-containing protein produces the protein MTIENIDNDKCIGCGTCVATCPADVIRLDKIIKRAKITYPEDCQNCHLCRLFCPVSNDVITISARTCLEPMISWG